The Paenibacillus sp. FSL R7-0204 genome includes a region encoding these proteins:
- a CDS encoding sugar efflux transporter: MLKRTYALLLIPSYPIFLLCMLFQGMAISISAPFLAVYFTEELGVTAGTFGIFTAVTLLSGVALSMFIAKRSDVGLNRRRLMVICMMFNAVAFAGYIFIHDFYPLLAYMTIFTAAGAPAMPQLFASAREAVSASSSPDHALANSALRSMFSLGFISGPLVGAALLSRFGFQGIFSSTTLIFLLNALLVFSFVRPSAAKQLQQRVRQPAGVQRNARVLVPFLILTLLYTGHWANNLNISLFIVNTLGGTTQNVASVASICALMEIPFMLVLGLLSAKYTSKVLLGWGMAMGGIYYALVIGVGELWQLIAGQVLLAFFVAVISAVGISYIQDLLPDLPGYASTLYTNATTIGRLAGSLAGGAAAQWLGYRHSYLLCVILVICSLGLLLWPRRSPDEKITTPLAS, translated from the coding sequence ATGCTCAAAAGAACCTATGCTCTGCTCCTCATTCCAAGCTATCCTATATTCCTGCTCTGCATGCTGTTCCAGGGAATGGCTATCTCTATCAGCGCTCCGTTCCTGGCGGTCTACTTCACAGAAGAACTCGGCGTAACCGCCGGAACCTTCGGAATATTTACAGCGGTGACGCTGCTTAGCGGAGTAGCCTTAAGCATGTTCATTGCCAAACGCTCCGACGTCGGGCTGAACCGCCGCAGGCTGATGGTGATCTGTATGATGTTCAACGCGGTTGCTTTTGCCGGATACATATTCATTCATGACTTCTACCCGCTGCTGGCCTATATGACAATATTCACCGCAGCCGGCGCCCCGGCGATGCCACAATTATTCGCCAGTGCCAGAGAAGCTGTGAGCGCCAGCAGCTCTCCTGATCATGCCTTGGCTAACTCGGCCCTGCGCTCGATGTTCTCCCTTGGTTTCATCAGCGGTCCGCTGGTAGGAGCCGCCCTCCTGAGCCGCTTCGGATTTCAGGGGATCTTCTCGTCGACCACTCTGATCTTCCTGCTCAATGCTCTTCTGGTGTTCAGCTTCGTACGGCCTTCAGCCGCTAAGCAGCTTCAACAGCGTGTCCGGCAGCCCGCCGGGGTGCAAAGGAATGCCAGGGTACTGGTTCCTTTTCTCATCCTGACCCTGCTCTATACCGGACACTGGGCCAATAATCTGAATATCTCCTTGTTCATTGTCAATACGCTGGGAGGCACTACACAAAATGTAGCTTCGGTGGCCAGTATCTGTGCGTTAATGGAGATTCCGTTCATGCTGGTGCTGGGGCTGCTGTCAGCCAAATACACAAGCAAGGTGCTGCTGGGCTGGGGAATGGCAATGGGAGGAATCTATTATGCGCTGGTGATCGGAGTAGGTGAGCTATGGCAGCTCATCGCCGGACAGGTGCTGCTGGCTTTTTTTGTCGCTGTAATCTCTGCGGTTGGCATCAGCTACATTCAGGATCTGCTGCCGGACCTTCCCGGCTATGCCTCCACGCTGTACACCAATGCTACAACCATCGGCAGACTGGCCGGAAGCCTGGCGGGAGGAGCTGCAGCCCAGTGGTTAGGATACCGCCATTCCTACCTGCTCTGCGTAATTCTGGTAATCTGCTCACTGGGACTGCTGCTCTGGCCCCGCCGCTCTCCGGACGAGAAAATTACCACTCCGCTCGCCTCTTAA
- a CDS encoding SDR family oxidoreductase, translating into MNILITGAGRGLGLELAAAALERGHAVIAGVRDLTRGQAALADLAAVHGDKLTLVTLDVTDEAGIAALAASLTEQARTLGVIINNAAVLNATDTPLEELDMEEMQRAMDINLYGPMRVVKHLLPLLTGPDASIINISSEAGSITNAYPGSYPYTISKTALNMFTQKLHVTLKDRGIHVLSVHPGWMPTDMGGAKAPLHPRTSAEGILDLIGQRAEPSGHFRFVDYTGRDMEI; encoded by the coding sequence ATGAATATTCTGATTACGGGGGCGGGACGCGGACTGGGCCTTGAGCTGGCGGCGGCTGCACTGGAACGTGGACATGCTGTTATTGCCGGGGTACGGGATCTGACGCGCGGGCAGGCAGCCTTAGCTGATCTGGCGGCAGTACACGGGGATAAGCTGACTCTAGTGACGCTTGATGTGACGGACGAGGCCGGAATAGCAGCACTTGCCGCCAGCCTGACAGAGCAGGCCCGGACACTCGGCGTCATCATCAATAATGCCGCAGTGCTGAATGCCACGGACACCCCGCTTGAAGAGCTTGATATGGAAGAGATGCAGCGTGCCATGGATATCAATCTGTACGGGCCAATGCGGGTGGTCAAGCACCTCCTGCCGCTGCTGACCGGCCCGGATGCTTCGATCATCAATATCTCATCAGAGGCAGGTAGTATCACCAATGCTTACCCGGGCAGCTATCCGTATACGATCTCCAAGACCGCGCTCAATATGTTCACGCAGAAGCTCCATGTCACGCTGAAGGACCGCGGCATCCATGTGCTCAGCGTCCATCCCGGCTGGATGCCTACCGATATGGGCGGTGCTAAGGCACCGCTTCACCCGCGCACCAGTGCCGAAGGCATTCTGGACCTGATCGGGCAGAGAGCCGAGCCGTCCGGCCACTTTAGATTCGTAGATTACACGGGTAGGGATATGGAGATCTAG